In Cryptococcus neoformans var. neoformans B-3501A chromosome 11, whole genome shotgun sequence, the genomic window GTACGGAGAACTCTAGTAGCGAGACTAGGGAAAGAGCCAAGAACCTCGCTGACGCTATCGGCGCGTAAGTATTGGCTAACCATTTGAAAGTTGAGGTGGCTAACTCATAACGATAGATACCACGTTGATTTGAACATGGACACCGCTGTGAGTGCCGTCAAGGGTATCTTCAGCTTCGTCACCGGCAAGACTCCTCAATTCAAGGCGCACGGTGGCACCAATGCCGAGAACTTGGCGCTGCAGAACATTCAGGTAAATGGCTTTCTCCTTTGACCAGATCACGAAACTGACAGCATGATACAGGCACGACTGCGAATGGTTGTTAGCTACATGTTTGCTCAACTTCTTCCGTGGGTTAGGGGTAAGAATGGCGGTCTCTTGGTCCTGGGCAGTGCCAACGTCGACGAGAGTCTGCGAGGCTATTTCACCAAATACGAGTACGTAACGCTTCATGTTTGTCGTGAAGGGCTGTGATATTGATATGGTCTTTAGTTGCTCAAGTGCCGATGTTAACCCCATCGGTGGTATCAGTAAGGTCGACCTCAAAAGGTTCATCGCCTGGGCCCAAGTCAAGTTTGACCTCCCGATCCTCTACAAGTATGTACTTACTCTTTACGTCCCGTCCAACATAGATCTAACTTCCCTTAGCTTCCTTCACGCTGTCCCCACTGCGGAGCTTATCCCGATCGGCCCTGACAACATCATCCAGTCTGACGAAATCGAAATGGGCATGACTTATGACGAGCTTTCGGTATACGGTCGTTTGCGAAAAGTGGAGAAGTGTGGACCGTTCAGCATGTTTGGCAAGTTAGTGCAGGAGTGGGGCAGTTTCTTGTCCCCGAAAGAGATTGCAGAGAAGGTCAagcacttcttcttcatgtaTGCCATCAACAGGCATAAGATGTATGTATCACTTTCATGATGGTATGAGGTATATCTGACGCACCATATAGGACGACCATCACTCCTTCAGTGCACATGGTACGTTTTCCTGCTGGAATTAATGGGTTAGACCTGCTGATGTAGCCATACAGGAGTCATACAGTCCCGACGACAACCGCTTTGACCTTCGACCGTTCTTGTATCCCTCCCAATTCACTCATCAATTCAGGAAGATTGATGAACTTGCTGGAAAGTTGCCTGACATGGCACAGAAGCCCAAGGTTGACACGAATGAAGTTGATTAAAGTGTGTTTGAAATGAAATACTGAGAAGATAGTCAAGAAGTATAGTAGATGCATGTGGTTATGAGTATAGTACAACGCAGTGTAACATGAAGCGTAAGGTTGTGAAAGCATGGCAGGTGAAAAAGGCATGTCCCCCCTGAATAACAAGCACGAGTAAGCCTATGACGGCCGGAGACCGGCTGCAGCGAAGTTGCTAGCATATGTTCCAGCAAGATTCGTGAGGTTTGACAACAATCCTCCAGAAGTTGCTTGAACTTTGACCTATTCATGACATGAGTGAAGCTTCGGACGAGCAAGTGCGCCATGACTTACCATAATTGTAGGTTCCTCTGGCTCTCCaatatcctcctccttggctTTCCTTCTTAATGTCTCCATAATTTCCTTGACACCATCTCTATCTAAATCATCCCTCGCTTTCATCAAGGCTTCCGCAAATTGTAATTGAGGACCATGTATCTTGGCGAAATTCCAGTAGTCCATGAAGACCATTTCGGGAGATGCCGCGAGCATGTTCACAATCATGTTTAACACTTCAAAGTTTTCTTCGAGACCCGGCGAGGGTTTGTACTGGGAGAAGAACTGGAACGCGGATGATATGTCGGATTTGATCTTTTGAATGGCGATGGGCATACGAAGGGAGTTGGTTGAGGCTCGTCGAAGGGCGGAGAGGTAAGATATGAGGAAGGCGTCGAGAAGATTGTCAACGAGGATTTCGAAAACGGACGGATGGAGGTGTGCTTGGTAATCACTCATATAGTCTTTCATCGTCTCCATAATCTGACCCATGAGCTGTTCAGTGTACCATGCGGGGGTGATGAGCGCTTTAGTGGCGACTCGTACGTCATGGAACACAAACTGAACAAGGCAAGACAAACAGCGCTTGGCAACGTCAATGTAGCCATCGATCGCCTCGTTAAGTCGAGCTGAGATAATTTCCTTGTACTTGTCGGATACCAAGGGTTCCAAGCGGGCAGATAGAGCTTCGGCATAGTCGGCGGATTTGAGTTGGTCATTAGCAAGGGCAATGACATATTCGACCAATCCTGGCAATACCTCTTCCGGCTTCTTTTCTGTTTGCGCCTTCATCTCGTCTGCTAGCAGCTTGAGCCATTGGTCCTGAACACGCCTCATCACCTTTGCTGATTCTGTCACCACTCGCGCCAACACTGCACCTTGGTTGGAATCCAGTGCTAGGTTGCACTGTTGGTTGACCAACTGGAAGAAATCGACCACACCCTCCATACCGAACAGACCATCGTCTGACTGCTCTGGCTCGCGAGTACGCCATGAAAACTTGCCCGTCTCTTCCCGCATAAGGTTAACAGTCCATTCATCGAGTTTGGTGACAATGAGCTTGACATAGTCCTCGATAAGGTCTTGAGACTTGCCGTCGAGCAATGGAGGTTGGATCCAAGCAGGAGGGATTTCAAGCTCTTTCATGCTTACCCTGTATTCTTTGATCCATGCATGAAGCTCCAAGAGGACCTTGGCCTCGGGTGCAGACTTGACCACCTTGATCAGCGTTTCATTGAGAGACTTGTGGTAGGCTTTAACAAGGAAAGCTGTAATCTCGTAGTCGGcagggaagagaggttCAATGTCGTCTTTGATCCTAATGATGTCCTTGTACACCCACCCGAGCCCTTCGATGAACCCTAAAAAGTCATGCTGATTATCAAGAAAGTATTCTTCAAACGATCGCTGCACGGTGGATTTCATGACATCGAGGAATTTGTGGCGATAATTCTTGATGACTCGAGCGTTGGCTTGCATAGATTTAAATTTTGAAGCAGCATCGGTAGTCGTGACTTTGCGTACGAGACGCATTGCTACAGCCTATGATAATGTTAGCTTGCACCGCTATCTCATTGAGCCTGAAATATGTCGGAccttttcgtcttctttACCCTCGACCTCAATAATCTTCAAAAGTCTAACCACAGTCCCACcattccctttcctcaACAACTCAACCACACTTCCTGCTATCTCCCATAACCATGCTTCAAAGTCCGCAGCCACTTTATCCACCTTCTCAAACCACTTCACCAGTGTCTCTCTATCTTGAGGGTTTGACTTTTTGGCCTCATGCAAAGTCTCATTACGGAATGCTTCCAATTGTTGTAATTGAAAGTGAATGGGCAAGAGATTGGGAGAAGGACCCGCAGCCCCATCGGGATGATTCTTGTCAGAATCAAGTAGAGAAGACAAGTAATCAACTTTCTCGGACATTGATCGCAGGTTCTGTACCATCTTGGACGTTTGTGCAAAGTTACGGTGTACCGTCGAAACCTGGCTTCTTGTCAGCTCGTTCAAGGCATTAAGATGATACTATGCCTACCCTCGTAATCTTATCAAATGCCTCCCCACCAGCTTCCTCACCCATAAGCTTCTCCACGGCCAACATCTCCTCTCTTATCAGTGTCACCGCAGCTCTACTATTTTGTAACTTGAGCAACGCATCCCTCGTTGCGTCTAGTTGAGATTTCACACCCTCCGAAAGCTTGGTATCCAGGGCCGATTTTTCTTTCAACAGCTTCTTGCGATATGCGGCGAGCTTGAGAAGATCGTCGGGTTGTCGAAGGACTTCTGCAATGAGTGACGATGGGTTTGCTGATGACATTGTGGGCGAGCAGATTCGCGGTTGCTATCGAGCTGGACCTGTTGTCCGCCTGGTGATATGTTGGATCTGGCTCTTGCCAGCTCCACTACCTGGCTGTATAGATGGGGAGCAGAATATGTACTGGGAATAGGATATCACTTTGGACACTTGCTGTAGAATGTGATGTTGTGCGTGGTTAATTACTAACGCACTCCTCGTCTAGCGTCACCGCTGCAACAACAACCTAATACGTAATCATATCAGATTAACTTTCCAATCGGGGATTAGATTGGAATCATTGGACCAGCAGTCACAACCCAACAGCGTCATGACAGaccagcagaagaaggatgcaGATGGAGCATCCAGtacaaaaaaaaaggccaACACACAGGTCTACAGCCGCCTTACGGACCAGACAGAAATGCTCTACATATGACAGGATGCAACTCGTACAAACTctactcttccttcgcttTCTTGTTCCCACCTTtctccgcctcttctctctctcgtTTCCTCGCCAAGTATCGCTCTCGCGCCTCtgccctcttcctttccgcTTCTCCgttttctccctctcttctccgtcttgcctcctcttcctccctccgtaacctctcctcctcttctttcctcttccgttCTTCTACTTCCCTCATTTGTTCCGCTAATCTTCTACGCTCcctttccattctttccttgTAACTAGCCGCTGCTCCAACAGCACGAGAGACATATGGTCCGTCAGACAGTTGACCACTGCGTTGAGATGTGAGCAGGGAATTGGGGATTTCAGCCTTTGGTTTCTTGGTAATATTTAGTCCCGCTTTGAGAAGTGATCGTTTATCCACaacctctccttcatcattgATCTCCACCTGCTTCCCACTCTCCTTATCCATCATCGTTGTGCCGGCCTTCCCAAGCCTATTTTCTGCAGATGCAGATGCTGATTCCTTTGCCTCTCGAGCCAAGAAGGGATcgtattcttcttcgtcgtcgtaTACGGGTTTTGAAGGTTGGGCAGGTGGTCGAATGGCAAGAGATGGACCCATGACGGGCTTTGACGTAGCAGCAACAGCGGCGGCATGCTTAGATTCTTCCGAGTCCAGCATAGTTTTGTAGAAAGCGGTGAGACCGGGTCCCTTCTGTCCTTTTCTCAGAGCCTCTGTCATAACAGTCAGCCACCGTCAAGCATCTGCAATGAATATATCACCTTCTCGcgccttctcttcctcttcagccttcctgacctcctccatctGTCTCTTGTATGCTTCTGTAACGaacttttccttcccttcaaactcatcaccctccttctccctctctctctccagcATTTTTTCCTCTGCTCTTAACTTATCCAGCTTTCGAGTCTGCGCCGAAGCCAAGAAATTTTCGATATATTTCGGCTTCCTCTCTtcactctccttcttcttcacttcctcTGCCACTCGCTCTGCAGCCTTCATCTGCTCATAGTGAGAATCATAGTCAAAGATCGATTGGTCGATAGCTTGGGCAGCAGCCTGCGCCCGTCGTTCAGCACGAGACAGTTGCGCAGTTTGGGTGACAggagccttcttcttgctggAACCAACGAGAAGGTCTGGAGGGCCAGATGATGGTTtgtcctcgtcttcatcttcatcattgaAAAGGGCAGCGGGGGGAGCTTTGGAAGGTGGTTGCTTTGCCTTGGATTTCGCCATCAAGAGTTCAAGGTTAGATTTCGGGGCCGGTGCTGTTGTTGGAGCTGCGGTGGTGGGCTTTGGGGTTGGCTTTGCAccaaaagagaaggatatCTTGCCGTTGGACATGGTGTGGGGTATGAGACAAGGATTACTTTGAATGGAATGAGCGAAGTTCCGGCTGACTTGCTTTTGTCTGCTCGGCTTCCGTACAAATGCAACAACAACTGATCATGTTACGTAATCCATAttgaggatggcaagggAGGGTACATCTGCGTGCCTTAAATCGTCATTAGTTCGAAGTCTGATCGATGAGTACAAACTTAACGTATCGAACCATATTCTTGTACTGtatcctctcttctgctcttTCAAGAACTCTTATTCTCATATCTAAACAAAGCAATATATTCCAATGGGCTTTGGCTGTAAGTAATCTGACGCAGAAATCATGCCGCTTTGTACTCATAATTTTTAGACCACAAACGTATCACCATCATACCAAAAGTCAGTCCCGAGTCGTTTCTCACCGGAGGACCTGCTAACAATGTTCTCCACAGTTCTTGTATCTCAACATTAATGGTCAGCCTTCTGGAGTATCTCCTTTACTCTCTTAGCTCATTCATGGCCCTTAGGCAAACGGATCAACTTTTCAATAGGAAGGGGTGGCTTAAACTACAACTTCTAGGCCCGAAACGAATCAATCTCCCCTTATTTCTTAGTGTCTTTTTGAGTTGTACTGTGAGTCAACATATCACACTTATGCCACCCACTGTAGCTGATGAATTCCTAGTTTCCGATGTGTATACAGGAGGTTTTGAGGTGTTGCCAACAAACATAGATATGCAATTTGATACCCTATCCCAACTCGACAGGTCATTAAAATACCGATATCCATGCTCCACTATCGAACTCTGCTACAGGTTACAACAGATACTTCTTCCGGCCCATTTTGGGGGCTTATAATGCTCTGAGCTGGAGGCTGACTACTTGTTGTCGTCTGAGAAGGGGAGGTTGATGTAGGTTTTCTTGAGAGGTGAAGGGAGTTTGGCTAGAGCGCAAATTAGCATGGGAAATTCAGCAGACTCATTGTGCGGGATACTTACGCGCATAGCTCATACCCTTATTTTTCGCCTCGGCAACAGCCAATACTTTGACATAACTATCAGCATCATCAAAACTTGGCGCGAAGGCAGAGTATCACTTACAAGCTTGTCTCTTAGCGCTGTTACTCACAGTGCTCCTGTACGCCGACAAGGCCTTGGGCTCCATCGATTTCCTTCTCTATAATGATCTTTTAAtattcttctccatcaatAACCGTCAGCACACACCTTTTCAAATATAGGTTCCTCATTCGGATCCACAAGGTacttgtcttcttccattttcttATTGGCCTTTTTACTATCCGTCACCCACTTGATGCTCACGAGTCTTGGTGGCTTGTCCTGACGTCGGTACCAGTTCAACGTCGCCGGTCGACCAGACTTGTAAACGACATGAGTGCAAGAGAGAGTTGGTCGGGTAAGAACCTTATTAGATAGTTAATACTGCGTATCTCCTTCACTATCAAAGGCTTACCTTTGCGCCACCAGATTTCAAAATATCGGAAAAGAACTGTGAAGAATCTGACCCTTCACTTGTCTTCACATCTACAAACGCCACCACACCCTGGAAACACTTCACGCCCTTCGTTGAACTCAGCATTTCCAAAATAGATTTTTCGCCGGCGGTGTCTGATGAGATAGACGAATCACCAGGATGAATTGAGCTTCGTGCTCGATGGTTGGCCAGAGGCGCCATGGTTGTAGAGCTTGCTGATGCTGAGAGGCCGTTTATTTCCTTTTTAGGAACATTTGGAGCTGGGGCCGTGACAGTGACAGAGGGAATGGTCGGTTTTCGGGGTGGTTCAGCAGAAGCAGATGCGCCAGAAAGTCGTTTCTTTGACTTGAGCTTCTCCAATGCCTCACTCAAACCGGCCAAGGATCGAGAAGTCTCTAATGACATGCCTTCTCGCCTATTCGTACTCAAACTCAGTCTGGAAGGTCGTGCAGATTCAGGAATAGGGACAGGGTCAGACACAGATCGATTGCTTTCGGCTATGGGAGGCTGGGACATCTCAGCCGCAGAAGACGATTCTGAAGCGATAGCAGAAGAACGGATGGGGTTAGAAACTACCCTTGCTGTAGGGCGGGCAAGGGGACCCGAGCCAAGGGAAGCAGGGTAAGAAGGCCGACGCTTGGCAGGTGACGAAGAAGGCCCTTGAGCAGGAGCTGAACTGTCACTACCCGTCATTTCTGGTTGGCCACCAGGTCGTCTTTCTGGAAGAGAGCCCACCCCTAAACCACTTGCCATTTTCCTCATTGTAGACGAGGGCAGGTGAGACTTGTCGATGGCAGATACTGCAGGTACATGCCGTGTACTAATGGGGATGCGGCTAGGTGCACCCATACCCAGCAAAGATCTACCTGATGAAGTCTTGCGCAATTGAATGTCGACAGGGGGTTGAGTTATAGGGCATTCTGGAATCGCAGGAACTGCCACCTGTACAGGTTGTGGTGTTGTGGAAACGATTTCGGCAGAGGATGTAGATATAATGTCGGGAGCTGGTTGCACCTCAGGTTTTGCCTCAGGCGCAGGCTCATCAACATTCATCTTGGTATCGGATTCGACTTTGGTATGAGAAGGCACATGTCGTCGGGCCTCACACGCAGCACCAGCCTTTCCCGTTTCCGTCGTCATGTTCACCCCAAGCACTGACTCAGCACCTGTAGTTTCGTCCACCACAGCCATATCAACATCCACGTTCCCCTTTGCCTCGgccgcttcttcaagtTTTTCAGCAGTGACATTTTTCTTCGGCGCCTCAACGACGCATTGCTCCATTTCCTGCTTGACAGGAGTGGCTTTTAACACCAAATCATCAAGTGATGTCTGCTCCCTAGCTACCCTGGCTGCAAGAGCGATTCGCCTATTAGTCAAAGGAGATGCCATTGTAGGACGGTTATTGGGGGTAAATACTGAGGCAGTTGACGGTATGCCATCGGGTGTGGTAGATACGTTGTAAGCGGGAATGGCAGCTGTAGGCTGGTTTTGAGACGTGCGGGGAGTAGGGAAAAAGGCAGAAAGCTGGCGGGTGGGAGGGGATTTAAAGGTCGTATGAGATGGCTGAGAACGGCCGGGGGTAGATGGAATTAAGGAATGCAACGGTCGCGGGGAAACGAGAGAGACGGGAGCATCGTTAGAAAGGGGAGTAGGGCTTTTGGCAATAGCGGCCGTTTGGTGAGGTCTCGGTGGCGTCGGTGGCCTCGCAATAAACCTAGGAGATTTCCCGATAATTGTGTCTTCATCCCTTTTGATTTCAAGGGGACGTTCACGCATCCTCGGCGGTGTTGGCGGTCGCGCGACCACGCTAAATGTTTTCGACTCTGCTCCGCCcgcttcatcatctccttgcTTGGCTTCGAGCATACCCTTCCGCAAGATCTCTCTCGCAGGCGTTGGAGGTGCGAGAGTCTGGGTTCGTTCCGGAAGTCGTTGTGGTGACACTACTGGAGCCAGTGTATGCCTTGTATGAAGGCCGTTGTTTGACCCAACGGTCTTTAGAGGCGgacccatccttctcacgAGCCTTTCATCCGTCTTCAGcatttttcctttcctttgatcctcatccccatctaccatttttctcttcccaaTAATCATTTTCTTATCCTCCAGCACATTCATCTTTAACGGATTTTCCTTGAGGGGACCTCTACTTCTCAGACTCTTGTTGAAACCGGGCGCAGGACCGCGGCTGTTTTCGTCGTTCAATTTAAGATTGCTCCTGGATGACAGGAGACGGGCGCGAGACCGTGTGGTAGGGACGTTGGTGTTTAGATCAAGGAGACGTGGAGTAAGGGGTGCGTGTGATCGTATAGACTGCACGGTTATCGATTGTTGATTACGACGACGGTGGGGAGAGGACATTATTCTTTTCATTTAGACATCATTCATCAGCCCACGTCGCATATGTTGCTTGTAATGTGCAATGTTCTGAGGAAAAGCGTGACTGATGCACTCACCAAGAGACAGTAATTCAGACGTGTTGTTTGAGGTACAGGACATTGAGGTTATAGGACAGCAGGTATACAGTGGTGCAGGAGACTGGGGCCGTGATGAAAGCAGACGCCCAAGAGGTGAAAGTGGATGAGAGAGGGGGAAAAGAGTGGGCAGGAAGGATAGAAAAGATACAAGAGATGAGGGGTGAATGTCGACCGTCGATgaactgaagaagaagaaagtcgCGGTGAAAGCATGCGCTTGTTTGCATCGAACGCCGAACGCGCGCCCCAgcccaaaaaaaagaaatatTTCGACTATTAAAGATAGAAAGGACGTCTATGTGTACATGCGTGTATATTATATTATATTAGAAGTTCGAACCTGTTACTCGGTATCCGATGTAGGCTGTAGCAATATGGTGTCTGCTTCGACCAGGTACTGGACTGCCACGAGAAGGATGTGGCCGCAAGCGCTTTCGCTTTCTCTGAGACAGGCAGCAGTAGGGGCGCTCTGTATGGTCATGGCCGTGTAAACGTGGCATATGCCAATCAAGGACGAGCGTAGGGCATGTTTATAAGGCATCTTGTATATTAATAATGGTAGAGTATGCATGAACGATGCACAATATGGT contains:
- a CDS encoding hypothetical protein (HMMPfam hit to Sec6, Exocyst complex component Sec6, score: 362.5, E(): 5.5e-106); protein product: MSSANPSSLIAEVLRQPDDLLKLAAYRKKLLKEKSALDTKLSEGVKSQLDATRDALLKLQNSRAAVTLIREEMLAVEKLMGEEAGGEAFDKITRVSTVHRNFAQTSKMVQNLRSMSEKVDYLSSLLDSDKNHPDGAAGPSPNLLPIHFQLQQLEAFRNETLHEAKKSNPQDRETLVKWFEKVDKVAADFEAWLWEIAGSVVELLRKGNGGTVVRLLKIIEVEGKEDEKAVAMRLVRKVTTTDAASKFKSMQANARVIKNYRHKFLDVMKSTVQRSFEEYFLDNQHDFLGFIEGLGWVYKDIIRIKDDIEPLFPADYEITAFLVKAYHKSLNETLIKVVKSAPEAKVLLELHAWIKEYRVSMKELEIPPAWIQPPLLDGKSQDLIEDYVKLIVTKLDEWTVNLMREETGKFSWRTREPEQSDDGLFGMEGVVDFFQLVNQQCNLALDSNQGAVLARVVTESAKVMRRVQDQWLKLLADEMKAQTEKKPEEVLPGLVEYVIALANDQLKSADYAEALSARLEPLVSDKYKEIISARLNEAIDGYIDVAKRCLSCLVQFVFHDVRVATKALITPAWYTEQLMGQIMETMKDYMSDYQAHLHPSVFEILVDNLLDAFLISYLSALRRASTNSLRMPIAIQKIKSDISSAFQFFSQYKPSPGLEENFEVLNMIVNMLAASPEMVFMDYWNFAKIHGPQLQFAEALMKARDDLDRDGVKEIMETLRRKAKEEDIGEPEEPTIMVKVQATSGGLLSNLTNLAGTYASNFAAAGLRPS